One Nostoc punctiforme PCC 73102 DNA window includes the following coding sequences:
- a CDS encoding FAD-dependent oxidoreductase, producing the protein MQQLTKPKKIAIIGAGFRGITAAKIFQDAGIEFVILDKNDATGGVWRTFANQSSYVQIPEPEYRFDMDYPNGLPSEFTPRDEILAHAERFINVHGIGKHIIFKSEVFSIEDISDSKYRVYYKHDNANKSLEVDGIYYAGGRLHKRRTVHFPGEKNFQGLIRYGISDDMPISEYRGKKVAIIGCGAFAMENARTALLNGATHVTIIAKTINIVLPRMVMFWLNSMRLAPVAPLLKMSWKMYDWAGTNFMKENLDGFSINQRTVPIISDFIFLAHKVGKAEFKKDSIDFIDSNSVVTSDGTKIEADIILKCVGFEGQMDVFKQVYPPFEAVNWIWVNKKTNFVLDQDPEFGMTTKATKLMTSGSTLLLTKIAARVFAMSLINPSKFEQIIPVLPTSQNAGYNISYHMGSLSKLLVANKDIKKFILRTSAKKSKSMIEKGGNGKYLEFCKREWKQQCEALGVEEVEYPFVFPWWILLWENWQQLVNRFFLAAFPEQNIVRDIQPEDVEWSFISAES; encoded by the coding sequence ATGCAACAACTAACAAAGCCCAAAAAAATTGCCATTATTGGAGCAGGTTTTCGAGGTATCACAGCAGCAAAGATTTTTCAGGATGCAGGGATAGAATTTGTCATTCTAGATAAAAATGATGCTACAGGAGGAGTTTGGAGAACCTTTGCCAACCAGTCAAGCTATGTACAAATCCCCGAACCAGAATATCGCTTTGACATGGATTATCCTAATGGATTACCAAGCGAGTTTACACCGAGAGATGAAATTTTGGCTCATGCTGAACGCTTCATCAATGTACACGGGATTGGTAAACATATCATCTTTAAGTCAGAAGTTTTCTCCATAGAAGATATTTCTGACAGCAAATACCGCGTCTATTACAAACACGATAATGCTAACAAATCATTAGAAGTAGATGGCATTTATTATGCTGGCGGTAGACTGCATAAACGGCGTACAGTCCACTTCCCTGGAGAAAAAAATTTCCAAGGTTTAATTCGCTATGGAATTTCAGATGATATGCCTATTTCCGAGTACCGTGGTAAAAAAGTTGCAATTATCGGTTGCGGTGCTTTTGCGATGGAAAATGCTCGGACTGCGCTGCTTAACGGTGCCACGCATGTCACTATCATCGCCAAGACAATAAATATAGTTTTACCGCGCATGGTAATGTTTTGGCTCAATTCCATGAGACTAGCTCCTGTAGCTCCTCTATTAAAAATGAGTTGGAAAATGTATGATTGGGCTGGAACTAATTTTATGAAGGAAAACTTGGATGGTTTTTCTATTAATCAAAGAACTGTTCCCATCATTTCCGATTTTATTTTTTTAGCACATAAAGTAGGGAAAGCTGAATTTAAAAAAGACAGTATTGATTTTATAGATAGCAATAGTGTCGTCACTAGTGATGGAACTAAAATTGAGGCAGATATCATTCTCAAGTGTGTTGGTTTTGAAGGACAAATGGATGTTTTCAAACAAGTTTATCCTCCTTTTGAAGCAGTAAATTGGATTTGGGTCAACAAAAAAACTAATTTCGTTTTAGATCAAGATCCTGAGTTTGGTATGACTACAAAAGCAACTAAGCTGATGACTAGTGGCAGTACATTATTACTGACAAAGATAGCAGCCAGAGTTTTTGCTATGAGCTTAATTAATCCAAGTAAATTTGAGCAAATTATACCTGTGCTACCAACAAGTCAAAATGCCGGGTATAACATTTCTTATCACATGGGTTCACTCTCAAAATTACTAGTTGCTAATAAAGATATCAAAAAATTTATTCTACGCACATCAGCAAAAAAATCGAAATCGATGATAGAAAAAGGAGGAAATGGTAAATACCTTGAGTTTTGCAAACGTGAATGGAAACAGCAATGTGAGGCTTTGGGAGTTGAGGAAGTAGAGTATCCATTCGTGTTCCCGTGGTGGATACTACTATGGGAAAATTGGCAGCAGTTAGTGAATCGATTCTTTCTTGCAGCCTTCCCAGAACAAAACATCGTGAGAGATATTCAACCTGAAGATGTTGAATGGTCTTTTATCAGTGCTGAATCTTGA
- a CDS encoding SRPBCC domain-containing protein, with the protein MFRMQIHTQIEIQASAEEVWQQLTDLASYPKWNPFILRATGNVRTGARLNVFIQPPGSKGMTFTPIVLKAEPQKEFRWLGKFLLPKLLDAEHVFYLEKTGANSVQLFHSEFFSGLLVPLFKRSLEGNSRAGFEAMNQALKTRVERASTL; encoded by the coding sequence ATGTTTCGTATGCAAATACACACCCAAATAGAAATTCAAGCTTCTGCCGAGGAAGTTTGGCAACAACTTACAGATTTAGCCAGTTATCCTAAGTGGAATCCATTCATTCTTCGGGCAACTGGAAATGTTAGGACTGGAGCCAGATTAAATGTTTTTATTCAGCCCCCTGGTTCTAAAGGTATGACATTCACACCTATAGTTCTTAAAGCAGAGCCACAAAAAGAATTTCGTTGGTTAGGAAAGTTTCTACTCCCTAAACTTTTGGATGCAGAACATGTTTTTTATCTCGAAAAAACTGGAGCAAATTCTGTACAACTTTTTCATAGTGAATTCTTCTCTGGATTACTAGTACCCTTGTTTAAAAGAAGCTTAGAAGGTAATTCACGGGCTGGTTTTGAAGCAATGAATCAAGCCTTAAAAACCCGTGTAGAGCGAGCCTCAACATTATAA
- a CDS encoding thioesterase II family protein has translation MNSKTHLFCFHFAGGGASCFRGWAESLQEHNVEVCSVQLPGRENRFGEPRITDFNTLIPELYSQLKQYLHQPYAFYGHSLGALIAYELAHECRKKDTNLPFILFLGAHRAPHIHYPHNSCNSMNVEEFKSFVNRFGGIPESMLNDEAWMKVLLPLMRDDFLLCESYQPRPIEALPCPIHALGGIFDPMVSQQDINAWEQHTTKEFRSHFFPEGHFYIRNKNQVSKLFNLIQSEITDWKPKDTYESFRLPQFSIK, from the coding sequence ATGAATTCAAAAACCCATCTTTTTTGTTTTCACTTTGCAGGGGGAGGAGCCTCTTGTTTTAGAGGTTGGGCTGAGTCCTTGCAAGAACATAATGTAGAAGTATGCTCAGTACAGTTACCTGGACGAGAGAACCGTTTTGGTGAACCTCGCATCACCGATTTTAATACTCTAATTCCAGAACTGTACAGTCAACTCAAACAATATCTACACCAACCCTATGCTTTTTATGGACACAGTTTAGGTGCGCTAATTGCTTATGAATTAGCTCATGAATGTCGCAAAAAAGATACAAACCTACCCTTCATTTTATTTCTCGGCGCTCACCGCGCTCCTCATATTCACTATCCTCATAACTCTTGCAATAGTATGAACGTAGAAGAGTTTAAATCATTCGTAAATCGATTCGGTGGCATCCCAGAATCGATGTTAAACGATGAGGCTTGGATGAAAGTTTTATTGCCACTAATGCGAGACGATTTCCTGCTGTGCGAGAGTTATCAACCCCGTCCAATTGAAGCTTTACCTTGCCCAATTCATGCCCTTGGAGGAATATTTGATCCAATGGTTAGTCAACAAGATATTAATGCTTGGGAACAGCATACGACTAAAGAGTTCAGAAGTCATTTCTTTCCAGAAGGACACTTTTATATTAGAAATAAGAACCAAGTCAGTAAGCTGTTCAATCTGATTCAATCAGAAATTACAGACTGGAAGCCAAAAGATACCTATGAGTCATTCAGATTACCTCAGTTTTCAATAAAATAA
- a CDS encoding alpha/beta hydrolase, with translation MIYLNELKELVLLHTQAQGISFEYSKSILEKITSEEGNQPGSWVYEWSKDAHSLYKKARWLEAAQLYNLARFPFIQSPAHIEAHQACINSFNQWLLTKPNTQTLEIKTPQGTFKTYFTSGSEQKKRPLLVVCGGIVSIKEQWAAFIENADTLGMAIALVEMPGVGENEIVYSPTAWKMFSALLDGLSQLAEVNNTYLVALSFSGQMAIQSAIADKRIQAITTASAPIHHFFSDRQWWNQVPITTKRTLAHLMGIDIKYLFAAISPMALTPTELKTLAIPLNYIFSLRDEIIPISEKSFLQHHTSKLNLKQFNDVHGSPNHMKEVKFWILLSLLKNRHSLALKAQLFRTVLFVLQTKRIFKLRGQNA, from the coding sequence ATGATATATCTAAATGAACTCAAAGAACTAGTTTTACTCCACACCCAAGCTCAAGGAATCTCATTTGAATACAGCAAATCAATCCTAGAAAAAATTACTAGTGAAGAAGGAAATCAACCAGGCTCTTGGGTTTATGAATGGTCAAAAGATGCACATTCACTATACAAAAAAGCCAGATGGTTAGAAGCAGCACAACTGTATAATCTAGCTCGTTTTCCCTTCATTCAATCACCCGCCCACATTGAAGCTCACCAGGCTTGTATCAACTCATTTAACCAATGGTTACTAACCAAACCAAACACACAAACACTCGAAATTAAAACACCACAGGGGACATTCAAAACCTATTTCACCAGTGGTTCCGAGCAAAAAAAACGCCCCTTACTCGTAGTTTGTGGTGGCATAGTTTCCATCAAAGAACAATGGGCTGCCTTTATTGAAAATGCTGATACATTGGGAATGGCGATCGCTCTTGTCGAAATGCCAGGAGTAGGCGAGAACGAGATTGTGTATAGCCCAACCGCATGGAAGATGTTTTCCGCCCTCCTAGACGGCTTAAGCCAGCTAGCAGAGGTGAATAACACCTACTTAGTTGCTTTAAGCTTTAGTGGACAGATGGCGATTCAAAGTGCGATCGCTGATAAACGCATTCAAGCAATTACAACAGCTAGCGCACCTATTCATCACTTTTTTAGCGATCGACAGTGGTGGAATCAGGTTCCCATTACCACAAAACGAACTCTCGCACATCTCATGGGTATTGATATCAAATACTTATTCGCCGCTATTTCGCCGATGGCACTTACCCCAACCGAATTAAAGACTTTAGCCATTCCATTAAACTATATCTTCAGTCTGCGTGACGAAATCATTCCCATTTCTGAGAAAAGCTTTTTACAACACCATACCTCCAAACTGAACTTGAAACAGTTTAATGATGTACATGGCTCACCTAATCATATGAAAGAAGTTAAATTTTGGATTCTCCTCTCTCTTCTGAAAAACAGACATAGTTTAGCTTTAAAAGCACAACTTTTCCGAACAGTATTATTTGTTCTGCAAACAAAACGAATCTTCAAATTGAGAGGGCAAAATGCATGA
- a CDS encoding type I polyketide synthase translates to MNANQNNTDNRALLAKALLKLEKLQTKINTLENEKSEAIAIIGAGCRFPGKANNLEAFWQLLKDGVDTIAEIPQDRWDVDKFYDSDPNTPGKIYSRNACFLEQVDQFDASFFGISAREAVMLDPQQRLLLEVAWETLECAGLSPDKLRDSQTGVFIGVMTQDYTQVVGSEPTSADIHTATGLGLCAGAGRLAYFLGLQGPTLTIETACSSSLVSVHLACQSLRLKECDLALAGGVNLILHPYMSVIESRARMLAPDGRCKTFDAGANGMGRGEGCGAIALKRLSDAIADGDNILALIRGSAVNQDGRSSALTVPNGVAQKKLIRQALANSNVEAADIDYIEAHGTGTSLGDPIEVEALGEVFGNNHSQDHPLVIGSVKTNIGHQEGAAGIAGLLKVLLALQNEEIPPHLHFKKPNPRIAWDKLPIKIPVDRTPWRRGKKSRIAGVSAFSLVGTNAHVVLEEAPVEEAEGQGSRGAEEQGRSESKSSHLLTLSAKTPEALKELAERYQLHFNAHPQQSFADICFTANTGRSHFPYRLGVVASSASEAGDRLAAWVAGETNVAGISHKPSATSSAKAKIAFLFGGQGSQYLGMGRELYETEATFRATLDQCEEILHQQLNVSLFELLWGKSSYLLNEYIYIQPALFALEYALYQLWRSWGIQPDAVLGDNIGEYIAACVAGVFSLEDGLKLTIAHARFMEALPVNSAIAFTESTQIPQPVAISTDKGSRSLSFSQPVETVYKPLAPQAESIAQTFNSSLVESLLADFETIARQINYQLPCISLIANRKGKVADGQIATPEYWLSQLGEPVQFETSVKTLQRLKYELFVEISPGSTLQEKAQQRSLKADVVWLSSLSLKDSERQTLLTSLAHLYTSGVKVDWSALECNHKRHKVILPTYPWQRQHYWIETTEEPEISESSQIIETPILRLLNQGNTEELTQHLQKSATFTPEQIKLLPELLSILLNQHQQNLPEIAEQQSKILENLQKATNKNEILQLLTTYVIEQIAKVAKFDANKTIDSKQTLIDLSIDSMMLMEINSRIETDIQVVVSVEKFMENPTIIQIAEELIKQLIERGSISAVNS, encoded by the coding sequence ATGAACGCAAATCAAAACAATACAGATAATCGGGCTTTATTAGCTAAAGCTTTGTTGAAGTTAGAAAAACTGCAAACTAAAATCAATACGCTGGAAAATGAAAAAAGCGAAGCGATCGCCATTATCGGAGCGGGTTGTCGATTTCCTGGCAAAGCCAATAATTTAGAAGCTTTTTGGCAATTGTTAAAAGATGGAGTAGATACGATCGCAGAAATTCCCCAAGATCGTTGGGATGTTGACAAATTCTACGACTCAGATCCAAATACACCAGGAAAAATTTATAGTCGCAATGCCTGCTTTCTGGAGCAGGTTGACCAATTTGACGCTTCATTTTTTGGCATTTCCGCTCGTGAAGCGGTCATGTTAGACCCGCAACAGCGGCTACTGCTAGAGGTGGCTTGGGAAACTTTGGAATGTGCTGGTTTATCTCCTGACAAGTTGCGAGATAGTCAAACTGGTGTATTCATCGGGGTGATGACTCAAGATTATACCCAGGTCGTAGGTAGCGAACCTACTAGCGCAGATATTCATACAGCCACCGGTTTAGGTTTGTGTGCTGGTGCTGGGAGATTAGCGTATTTCTTGGGGTTACAGGGGCCAACTTTGACTATTGAAACCGCCTGTTCTTCTTCTCTTGTCTCCGTACATTTAGCTTGTCAAAGTCTCCGCTTGAAAGAATGTGACCTCGCGCTGGCTGGTGGAGTTAACTTGATTCTCCATCCTTATATGAGTGTAATTGAATCTCGTGCGAGGATGTTAGCGCCCGATGGTCGTTGCAAAACCTTTGATGCAGGTGCAAATGGCATGGGGCGAGGTGAAGGTTGTGGGGCGATCGCTCTGAAGCGTTTATCAGATGCCATTGCCGATGGCGATAACATTCTGGCTTTAATTCGCGGTTCTGCTGTTAACCAAGATGGACGCAGTAGTGCCTTAACTGTACCCAACGGAGTTGCTCAGAAAAAACTGATTCGTCAAGCACTCGCCAACAGTAATGTAGAAGCCGCTGATATCGATTATATTGAAGCTCATGGAACCGGTACATCCCTCGGCGACCCCATTGAAGTGGAAGCTTTAGGTGAAGTATTTGGCAACAATCATTCTCAAGACCATCCGCTAGTTATCGGTTCAGTGAAAACAAACATTGGCCACCAAGAAGGAGCAGCAGGAATTGCTGGCTTGCTGAAAGTTTTACTGGCGCTGCAAAATGAAGAAATCCCTCCTCACCTTCACTTTAAAAAACCCAATCCCCGCATTGCTTGGGACAAATTGCCCATCAAAATCCCAGTCGATCGCACACCTTGGCGGCGAGGAAAGAAATCTCGCATTGCTGGAGTTAGTGCTTTTAGTTTAGTAGGAACCAATGCCCACGTTGTTTTAGAAGAAGCACCCGTTGAAGAGGCAGAGGGGCAGGGGAGCAGAGGGGCAGAGGAGCAGGGGAGAAGTGAGAGCAAGTCTTCACACCTGCTGACTCTTTCTGCGAAAACGCCGGAAGCTCTTAAGGAATTGGCTGAACGCTACCAGCTGCACTTCAATGCCCATCCGCAACAGTCTTTCGCTGATATTTGCTTCACAGCTAACACTGGACGTTCTCATTTTCCTTACCGCTTGGGTGTTGTTGCCTCGTCTGCGAGTGAAGCTGGCGATCGCCTTGCTGCTTGGGTAGCAGGTGAAACTAACGTTGCTGGTATTTCTCACAAACCATCAGCTACCAGTTCTGCCAAAGCTAAAATCGCCTTTTTGTTTGGCGGACAAGGTTCACAGTACTTAGGCATGGGTCGGGAACTCTACGAAACTGAAGCTACATTCCGCGCTACCCTTGACCAGTGCGAAGAGATTTTACACCAGCAATTAAATGTTTCTCTCTTTGAACTACTTTGGGGTAAATCCTCCTACCTGCTGAACGAATACATTTATATTCAACCCGCTTTATTTGCTTTAGAATACGCCCTGTATCAGTTGTGGCGTTCTTGGGGTATTCAACCAGATGCCGTCTTGGGTGATAATATTGGCGAGTATATTGCTGCTTGTGTAGCGGGAGTATTTAGCTTAGAAGACGGGTTGAAATTAACCATCGCTCATGCCCGATTCATGGAAGCTTTACCTGTAAATAGTGCGATCGCTTTTACCGAATCCACACAAATACCGCAGCCAGTAGCAATTTCTACAGATAAAGGTTCGCGTAGCTTATCCTTTTCCCAACCTGTCGAAACAGTTTACAAACCCCTCGCACCACAAGCCGAAAGTATTGCCCAAACCTTCAACTCTTCATTAGTTGAGTCATTACTCGCAGACTTTGAAACAATTGCTCGTCAAATCAACTATCAATTACCATGCATTTCGCTAATTGCCAATCGCAAGGGAAAAGTAGCCGATGGACAAATTGCCACTCCTGAATATTGGCTGAGTCAACTAGGCGAACCAGTGCAATTTGAGACTAGCGTTAAAACCTTGCAGCGCTTGAAATATGAGTTATTTGTGGAAATTAGCCCCGGCTCCACATTACAAGAAAAGGCGCAACAGCGATCGCTCAAAGCAGATGTAGTTTGGTTATCCAGTTTGTCCTTAAAAGACTCAGAACGGCAAACTTTGTTAACCAGTTTGGCGCATTTGTACACATCCGGCGTCAAAGTAGATTGGTCAGCCCTGGAATGCAACCATAAACGACATAAAGTCATATTGCCCACCTACCCGTGGCAACGTCAACACTACTGGATTGAAACTACTGAAGAACCGGAAATTTCAGAATCTTCTCAGATAATTGAGACACCAATTCTCCGCCTCCTTAATCAAGGAAACACTGAAGAATTAACTCAACATCTCCAGAAAAGTGCAACATTTACACCAGAACAAATCAAACTTTTGCCAGAACTGCTGTCAATTTTACTTAACCAACATCAACAAAACTTACCAGAAATAGCAGAACAGCAATCAAAAATCTTAGAAAACTTACAGAAAGCCACAAACAAAAATGAAATATTGCAGCTATTAACTACCTATGTTATTGAACAAATTGCCAAAGTCGCCAAATTTGATGCTAATAAAACAATCGACTCCAAACAAACTCTAATTGATTTAAGCATCGATTCAATGATGCTCATGGAAATCAATAGCCGTATTGAAACCGACATTCAAGTTGTCGTATCAGTAGAAAAATTCATGGAAAACCCCACCATAATTCAAATCGCCGAAGAACTCATCAAACAACTCATCGAACGCGGTAGCATCTCAGCTGTCAACTCCTAA